The proteins below are encoded in one region of Saccopteryx leptura isolate mSacLep1 chromosome 1, mSacLep1_pri_phased_curated, whole genome shotgun sequence:
- the NPAS4 gene encoding neuronal PAS domain-containing protein 4 isoform X1 has product MYRSTKGASKARRDQINAEIRNLKELLPLAEADKVRLSYLHIMSLACIYTRKGVFFAGGTPLAGPTGLLSARELEDIVAALPGFLLVFTAEGKLLYLSESVSEHLGHSMVDLVAQGDSIYDIIDPADHLTVRQQLSLPSALDTDRLFRCRFNTSKSLRRQSAGNKLVLIRGRFHAHPPGAYWAGNPVFTAFCAPLEPRPRPGLGPGPASLFLAMFQSHHAKDLALLDISESVLIYLGFERSELLCKSWYGLLHPEDLGHASAQHYRLLAESGDIQAEMVVRLQAKPGGWAWIYCLLHSEGPEGPIIANNYPISNTEAWSLRQQLNSEDTQAAYFLGTPAMLPSFPENILSQEHCSSPNPLFAPALGAPRSTSFPSAPEMGAVSTSEELPRPPKELGFSYLTFPFGPESSLQADLSKDLVCTPPYTPRQPGGCAFLFSLHEPFQTHLPTPSSSLQEQLTPNTRTFSDQLTPSSATFPDPMTSPLQGQLIETSARSYEDQLTPCTSNFPDQLLPSTATFPEPLGSPAHEQLTPPSTAFQAHLNSPGQTFPEQLSPNPTKTYFAQEGCSFLYEKLPPSPSSPGNGDCTLLALAQLRGPLSVDVPLVPEGLLTPEASPVKQSFFHYSEKEQNEIDRLIQQISQLAQGMDRPFSAEACTGGLEPLGGLEPLDPNLSLSGAGPPVLSLDLKPWKCQELDFLDDPDSIFLEETPVEDIFMDLSTPDPNGEWSTEDPEAAVPAGAPSPCNNLSPEDHSFLEDLATYETAFETGVSAFPYDGFTDELHQLQSQVQDSFHKDGSGGETTF; this is encoded by the exons ATGTACCGCTCCACCAAGGGCGCCTCCAAGGCGCGCCGCGACCAGATCAACGCCGAGATCCGGAACCTGAAGGAGCTGCTGCCGCTGGCCGAAGCGGACAAGGTCCGGCTCTCCTACCTGCACATCATGAGCCTCGCCTGCATCTACACCCGCAAGGGCGTCTTCTTCGCTGGAG GCACTCCTCTGGCAGGCCCCACGGGGCTTCTCTCTGCTCGAGAGCTTGAAGACATAGTGGCTGCACTGCCGGGCTTTCTGCTTGTGTTCACGGCCGAGGGGAAGCTGCTGTATCTGTCTGAGAGCGTCAGTGAGCATCTAGGCCACTCCATG GTGGACCTGGTTGCCCAGGGTGACAGTATCTACGACATCATTGACCCAGCTGACCACCTAACTGTGCGCCAGCAactctccctgccctctgccctggacACCG ATCGCCTCTTCCGCTGTCGCTTCAACACCTCCAAGTCCCTTAGGCGCCAGAGTGCAGGCAACAAACTGGTGCTTATTCGAGGCCGATTCCATGCTCACCCACCTGGAGCTTACTGGGCAGGAAACCCCGTGTTCACAGCTTTCTGTGCTCCACTGGAACCAAGACCCCGCcctggccttggccctggccccGCCTCACTCTTCTTGGCCATGTTCCAGAGCCATCATGCTAAGGACCTGGCCCTACTGGACATCTCTGAGAG TGTCCTAATCTACCTGGGCTTTGAGCGCAGTGAACTGCTCTGTAAATCATGGTATGGACTGCTGCACCCTGAGGACCTGGGCCATGCTTCTGCTCAACACTACCGCCTGT tggCTGAGAGTGGAGATATTCAGGCAGAGATGGTAGTGAGGCTGCAGGCCAAGCCTGGAGGCTGGGCATGGATTTATTGCCTATTACACTCAGAAGGTCCAGAGGGCCCCATTATTGCTAATAACTACCCAATCAG CAATACGGAGGCCTGGAGCCTTCGCCAGCAGCTGAACTCTGAAGACACTCAGGCAGCCTATTTCCTGGGCACCCCAGCCATGCTGCCCTCATTCCCCGAGAACATTCTTTCCCAAGAGCACTGCTCCAGCCCTAACCCACTCTTCGCCCCAGCCTTAGGGGCTCCCAGAAGTACCAGTTTCCCCAGTGCTCCCGAGATGGGTGCTGTCTCAACATCAGAAGAGCTTCCCCGACCTCCCAAAGAGCTGGGCTTCAGTTACCTGACATTTCCGTTTGGCCCTGAGTCTTCTCTTCAAGCCGACCTGAGCAAGGATCTTGTGTGTACTCCACCGTATACACCCCGTCAGCCTGGAGGCTGTGCCTTCCTCTTCAGCCTCCATGAGCCCTTCCAAACCCACCTGCCCACTCCATCCAGCTCTCTCCAGGAACAGCTGACTCCAAACACCAGGACCTTCTCTGATCAGTTGACACCCAGCAGTGCAACCTTCCCAGATCCAATGACTAGTCCACTACAAGGCCAGCTGATCGAAACTTCAGCCAGAAGCTATGAAGATCAGTTGACTCCCTGCACCTCCAACTTCCCAGACCAGCTGCTTCCCAGCACTGCCACCTTCCCAGAGCCTCTGGGCAGCCCTGCCCATGAGCAGCTGACACCTCCCAGCACAGCATTCCAAGCGCACCTAAACAGTCCCGGCCAAACTTTCCCGGAACAACTGAGTCCCAATCCCACCAAGACTTACTTCGCCCAGGAGGGATGCAGTTTTCTCTATGAGAAGTTGCCTCCAAGTCCTAGCAGCCCTGGTAATGGGGACTGCACACTCCTGGCCCTAGCCCAGCTCCGGGGCCCTCTCTCTGTGGACGTCCCCCTGGTGCCCGAAGGCCTGCTTACACCCGAGGCATCTCCAGTCAAGCAGAGTTTCTTCCACTACTCTGAGAAGGAGCAGAATGAGATAGACCGTCTCATCCAGCAGatcagccagttggctcagggtatGGACAGGCCCTTCTCGGCTGAGGCTTGCACAGGTGGGCTGGAGCCACTTGGGGGGCTGGAGCCCTTGGACCCTAACCTGTCCTTATCAGGAGCTGGCCCCCCTGTGCTCAGCTTGGACCTGAAACCCTGGAAATGCCAGGAGTTGGATTTCCTGGATGACCCTGATAGCATATTCCTGGAAGAGACGCCCGTGGAAGACATCTTCATGGATCTCTCTACCCCAGACCCCAATGGGGAATGGAGCACAGAGGACCCTGAGGCAGCGGTCCCAGCAGGGGCCCCATCACCTTGCAACAACCTGTCCCCAGAAGACCACAGCTTCCTGGAGGACCTGGCCACATATGAAACCGCCTTTGAGACAGGTGTCTCAGCATTCCCCTATGATGGGTTTACTGATGAGTTGCATCAACTCCAGAGCCAAGTTCAAGACAGCTTCCATAAAG ATGGAAGTGGAGGGGAAACAACGTTTTGA
- the NPAS4 gene encoding neuronal PAS domain-containing protein 4 isoform X2: MLTHLELTGQETPCSQLSVLHWNQDPALALALAPPHSSWPCSRAIMLRTWPYWTSLRVAESGDIQAEMVVRLQAKPGGWAWIYCLLHSEGPEGPIIANNYPISNTEAWSLRQQLNSEDTQAAYFLGTPAMLPSFPENILSQEHCSSPNPLFAPALGAPRSTSFPSAPEMGAVSTSEELPRPPKELGFSYLTFPFGPESSLQADLSKDLVCTPPYTPRQPGGCAFLFSLHEPFQTHLPTPSSSLQEQLTPNTRTFSDQLTPSSATFPDPMTSPLQGQLIETSARSYEDQLTPCTSNFPDQLLPSTATFPEPLGSPAHEQLTPPSTAFQAHLNSPGQTFPEQLSPNPTKTYFAQEGCSFLYEKLPPSPSSPGNGDCTLLALAQLRGPLSVDVPLVPEGLLTPEASPVKQSFFHYSEKEQNEIDRLIQQISQLAQGMDRPFSAEACTGGLEPLGGLEPLDPNLSLSGAGPPVLSLDLKPWKCQELDFLDDPDSIFLEETPVEDIFMDLSTPDPNGEWSTEDPEAAVPAGAPSPCNNLSPEDHSFLEDLATYETAFETGVSAFPYDGFTDELHQLQSQVQDSFHKDGSGGETTF, translated from the exons ATGCTCACCCACCTGGAGCTTACTGGGCAGGAAACCCCGTGTTCACAGCTTTCTGTGCTCCACTGGAACCAAGACCCCGCcctggccttggccctggccccGCCTCACTCTTCTTGGCCATGTTCCAGAGCCATCATGCTAAGGACCTGGCCCTACTGGACATCTCTGAGAG tggCTGAGAGTGGAGATATTCAGGCAGAGATGGTAGTGAGGCTGCAGGCCAAGCCTGGAGGCTGGGCATGGATTTATTGCCTATTACACTCAGAAGGTCCAGAGGGCCCCATTATTGCTAATAACTACCCAATCAG CAATACGGAGGCCTGGAGCCTTCGCCAGCAGCTGAACTCTGAAGACACTCAGGCAGCCTATTTCCTGGGCACCCCAGCCATGCTGCCCTCATTCCCCGAGAACATTCTTTCCCAAGAGCACTGCTCCAGCCCTAACCCACTCTTCGCCCCAGCCTTAGGGGCTCCCAGAAGTACCAGTTTCCCCAGTGCTCCCGAGATGGGTGCTGTCTCAACATCAGAAGAGCTTCCCCGACCTCCCAAAGAGCTGGGCTTCAGTTACCTGACATTTCCGTTTGGCCCTGAGTCTTCTCTTCAAGCCGACCTGAGCAAGGATCTTGTGTGTACTCCACCGTATACACCCCGTCAGCCTGGAGGCTGTGCCTTCCTCTTCAGCCTCCATGAGCCCTTCCAAACCCACCTGCCCACTCCATCCAGCTCTCTCCAGGAACAGCTGACTCCAAACACCAGGACCTTCTCTGATCAGTTGACACCCAGCAGTGCAACCTTCCCAGATCCAATGACTAGTCCACTACAAGGCCAGCTGATCGAAACTTCAGCCAGAAGCTATGAAGATCAGTTGACTCCCTGCACCTCCAACTTCCCAGACCAGCTGCTTCCCAGCACTGCCACCTTCCCAGAGCCTCTGGGCAGCCCTGCCCATGAGCAGCTGACACCTCCCAGCACAGCATTCCAAGCGCACCTAAACAGTCCCGGCCAAACTTTCCCGGAACAACTGAGTCCCAATCCCACCAAGACTTACTTCGCCCAGGAGGGATGCAGTTTTCTCTATGAGAAGTTGCCTCCAAGTCCTAGCAGCCCTGGTAATGGGGACTGCACACTCCTGGCCCTAGCCCAGCTCCGGGGCCCTCTCTCTGTGGACGTCCCCCTGGTGCCCGAAGGCCTGCTTACACCCGAGGCATCTCCAGTCAAGCAGAGTTTCTTCCACTACTCTGAGAAGGAGCAGAATGAGATAGACCGTCTCATCCAGCAGatcagccagttggctcagggtatGGACAGGCCCTTCTCGGCTGAGGCTTGCACAGGTGGGCTGGAGCCACTTGGGGGGCTGGAGCCCTTGGACCCTAACCTGTCCTTATCAGGAGCTGGCCCCCCTGTGCTCAGCTTGGACCTGAAACCCTGGAAATGCCAGGAGTTGGATTTCCTGGATGACCCTGATAGCATATTCCTGGAAGAGACGCCCGTGGAAGACATCTTCATGGATCTCTCTACCCCAGACCCCAATGGGGAATGGAGCACAGAGGACCCTGAGGCAGCGGTCCCAGCAGGGGCCCCATCACCTTGCAACAACCTGTCCCCAGAAGACCACAGCTTCCTGGAGGACCTGGCCACATATGAAACCGCCTTTGAGACAGGTGTCTCAGCATTCCCCTATGATGGGTTTACTGATGAGTTGCATCAACTCCAGAGCCAAGTTCAAGACAGCTTCCATAAAG ATGGAAGTGGAGGGGAAACAACGTTTTGA